A stretch of the Gracilinanus agilis isolate LMUSP501 chromosome 4, AgileGrace, whole genome shotgun sequence genome encodes the following:
- the NEK2 gene encoding serine/threonine-protein kinase Nek2 — protein MPSRVEDYEVLFTIGTGSYGRCQKIRRKSDGKVLVWKELDYGSMTEAEKQMLVSEVNLLRELKHPNIVRYYDRIIDRSNTTLYIVMEYCEGGDLASVITKCTKERHYSDEDFVLRVMTQLTLALKECHRRSDGGHTVLHRDLKPANVFLDGKQNVKLGDFGLARILNHDTSFAKTFVGTPYYMSPEQMNRLSYNEKSDIWSLGCLLYELCALMPPFTAFSQKELAEKIREGKFRRIPYRYSDELNDIITKMLNLKDYCRPSVEEILENSLIADLVAEEQRKNPERRGRRSGEPEKLQNSGPAMTELKLKELQLQEREKAIKAREERLEQKERELCIRERLAEDKLIRAENLLKNYNLLKEQKILALANSSEPLDFPSSLTKKKVHFSGESKENVLSGENSENYPISKSKGCDLKKRLYAAQLRVQALSELEKNYQLKSRQILGMR, from the exons ATGCCTTCCCGAGTGGAGGACTACGAGGTGCTCTTCACCATTGGTACCGGTTCTTACGGTCGCTGCCAAAAGATACGGCGGAAAAGCGATGGCAAG GTATTAGTTTGGAAAGAACTTGACTATGGCTCTATGACAGAAGCTGAGAAACAAATGCTTGTTTCTGAAGTGAATTTACTCCGTGAACTAAAACATCCAAATATTGTCCGATACTATGATCGTATTATCGATAGATCCAATACAACACTCtatattgtaatggaatattgtgaaGGAGGGGATCTGGCTAGTGTTATAACAAAATGCACCAAAGAAAG ACATTATTCAGATGAAGATTTTGTTCTCCGTGTAATGACTCAGCTGACCTTGGCCCTAAAGGAATGCCATAGACGAAGTGATGGTGGCCATACTGTGTTGCATCGTGACCTGAAGCCTGCTAATGTTTTCCTGGATGGCAAGCAAAATGTCAAACTTGGAGACTTTGGGCTGGCTAGGATATTAAACCATGATACAAGTTTTGCAAAAACATTTGTTGGCACACCATATTACATGTCTCCC gaacaAATGAATCGCTTGTCCTATAATGAAAAGTCTGATATCTGGTCATTAGGCTGTTTGCTCTATGAATTGTGTGCTTTAAT gccTCCTTTTACAGCTTTTAGTCAAAAAGAATTAGCTGAAAagatcagagaaggaaaattcCGGCGAATTCCTTATCGTTACTCAGATGAGTTGAATGACATTATTACCAAGATGCTAAATTTGAAG gATTACTGTCGACCATCTGTTGAAGAAATTCTGGAAAACTCTCTAATAGCAGATTTGGTAGctgaagagcaaagaaaaaatCCTGAGAGGAGAGGGCGACGATCTGGAGAGCCAGAAAAGCTGCAGAATTCAGGCCCTGCAATGACTGAGCTGAAACTGAAGGAACTACAACTGCAGGAAAGAGAGAAAGCCATCAAAGCAAGAGAAGAAAGGCTAGAAC agaaagaacgTGAACTTTGTATTCGGGAGAGACTTGCAGAAGACAAACTTATCAGAGCTgaaaatttattgaaaaattatAACCTATTAAAGGAACAGAAGATCTTGGCATTGGCAAATAGCTCAG aaCCACTTGATTTCCCCTCATCTCTAACCAAGAAGAAAGTTCACTTCAGTGGGGAAAGTAAAGAGAATGTCCTGAGTGGCGAGAACTCTGAGAATTATCCCATCAGCAAGTCCAAAGGCTGTGACTTGAAGAAGAGACTTTATGCTGCTCAACTGCGCGTTCAAGCCCTGTCAGAGCTGGAGAAAAACTACCAGCTGAAGAGCAGACAGATTCTGGGCATGCGCTGA